The nucleotide sequence GCAATCAATACGCAATACATCGGTTCTAGCGAAATTGATACCATTACAAATGCACAATTAGAAACAGAACATACACCCTTATGAACATCGCACTGATTGGCTACGGAAAAATGGGAAAAGAAATTGAATCGTTGTCAAAAGAACGCGGAACAGTTATCAAAAAAATTTTTACTCGAGAAAATAATAGCGCGGGAAAATCCCTGAACAAACAATCCTTAAAAGATATTGACCTCTGTTTCGAATTTTCTGCTCCCGACGAAGCGTATTACAATATTGAAGCGTTGATTGCGGCTAAAAAAAATATTGTGTGCGGAACAACAGGATGGTTTGACAAAATTTCTTCCGTAAAAAAACTCGTAGAAGAACATCAGATCGGTTTTGTGTATTCTTCGAACTTCTCTCTGGGAATGAATATTTTTATTAGCACAGTTGAGCGCGCCGCTTCGCTTCTCAACCGTTTCAACGAATACGATGTAAGCATTCACGAAACACATCATGTTCGCAAACCGGATTCGCCTAGCGGAACAGCGTTTGCGCTCGCATCACTTCTTCTCCAAAATTTTCCACGCAAAACAGAAATCATCACGGAAACGGCTCACCAACAATTGCAACCGCATCAACTGCACGTTTCTTCAACTCGCATCGGAAACGTCGTTGGACAACATACCGTCTTGTTTGATTCCGAAGTGGATTCGCTCGAATTAATTCACACAGCAAAAAATCGGCGCGGATTTGCATTAGGTGCAATTATCGCTGCCGAATGGCTGTATTACACTCAACAGAAAGGATTTTTTACGATGAAGGACGTTCTCGGATGAAACAGCAAACAATCTTATTCCGTGGCACTGGAACCGCACTCATTACTCCATTCACGAAAAAAAATACCATTGACGAACGCGCACTTCGCCGACTTATTGATTACCAAATCGAAGGTGGCGTGGAAGCGATTCTCCCTATCGGAACAACAGGCGAAAGTGCAACTCTTACCGAAGTGGAAATGCGTAAAGTTGTCGAAATTGTTGTTGCTCACAATAACAAACGAAAAATTGTTATTGCTGGTACCGGAACAAATTCGACAATGAAAACGCTTGCACTCTCCAAAAAAGCGCGCGACATCGGCGTTGATGGTTTATTGATAGTCGGTCCCTACTACAACAAACCGACGCAAGAAGGATTTTATCAGCATTATGCGAATATTGCCGAACATATTGAACTTCCCATCATTATCTATAACGTGCCATCGCGAACAGGTTCCAACATCACCGCCGAAACTACGTTGAAACTTGCTGAAACGTTTCCCAACATCGTTGGCATAAAAGAAGCGTCGGGAAATTTCGAACAAATTATGGAAATCCTTCGCAATCGTCCGAAACAATTTGCATTGTATTCCGGTGATGATGCCGTAACGCTTCCGATGATTGCACTCGGAGGCGATGGCGTTGTTTCCGTTATTGCCAATCAAGCCCCGAAAATGTTTTCCGAAATGGTACGTTTGTGTTTGCAAGAAAAATTCCGCTATGCCTCCGCTCTGCATTATCAACTGCTTCCCTTAATGAATTTCAATTTTATTGAATCCAATCCTATCCCCGTAAAAACTTCTCTTGCAATGATGGGTCTTATTGAAGAGAATTTCCGTTTGCCGCTCATTCAACTGAGCAGTAGAAATCGTCCGAAACTGGAAGAAATACTGAAAAATTTGAAGTTGATTTCTTAAAGAGGGCTTTGCAAAACCATAAAATGGAAACTGTCATTGCGAGCGAAGCAATCTCTTCGAAATGACGCACTTTATACATTTTGCGAAGACTTCTAATACTGAAGTAGAGCATTCACCCGAAAGCAATCAATTGCTCGATTTCACAAATTTTAAAGATGCAGAATTGATACAGTATCGTAATCCTGTAGGTTTGGGTCCGTCGTCGAAAACATGTCCCAAATGAGCATCGCAGCGATTGCAAAGAATTTCTATGCGACTCATTCCGTACATATTGTCTGTTTGCTCTTTGATGTTTTCTTTGGCAACGGGAGAAAAGAAACTTGGCCATCCGCTTCCGGATTCAAATTTTGTTTCGGAAGAAAACAGCGGGAGTTCGCAGCAAACGCAGGAGTACACTCCTTGTTCGTGATTATTCCAATACGTTCCTGTAAATGCTCGTTCGGTTCCTTTTTTCCGTGTTATGCAAAATTGTTCGTTCGATAATTGCGCTTCCCATTCGTCATCTGTTTTTATGATTTTTTTGTGCATAGTTGTTGAATCATTTTGTCGAAAATTGCTTTTCGTTGATTGTGGAGGTACGTTGTTGGATTTGTTTTCCGTACAGGAATAAAAAACATTGCAAAGGAAAAGAGCAACTGTTATGAAAGAGGATGTCATTGTGTTATTTCAGCAAGATAATCTTTGTTGATAGAGATGATGATGGCGTTTGGAAATAAACAATATACAAACCGCTTGCAATAAACGTTCTCGCAAACGGAACTTCATACGTTCCCGCATCCATCCATTGGTTTTCCAATAGCGTTGCAACGACTTTTCCCGAAATATCGAAGATACGCAGTGAAATATGCGCTGGTTCTGTTTGCAGAAAACGAATGTTGGTTGAAGCGTTGAAAGGATTGGGATACGATGAAATCAAACGAAACGAAGGTAACGAGTTTTCTTCTTCAGAAACTGCATTCGGTTCGTACGCCGTAAGAACAACATTTTCTCCGAAATTCCACTCGTCTTCCGTAGGAATACCGTTGAGATTGACACTGTTCGCAACCGCATACAATGTATCGGCGCCCGGAATGAATGGCGCGGTATAAGAAAAATTCCATCGTATCAAACCGGTTTCGGAAGGACGAAGCGGCGCGGTGCAGGTAAGTTCACTATCCAACACAACGAGAAACGTATCCAAAGAAGAAAGCGAACCGCGCAAAACTGCAACATTCATTCCCGCCGCGGAATCGGGACCGCCATAAACAGTGAGCGTATAATTTGCCGTTTCTCCGAGTGCAACCGAATCGGGTCCTGCAATCGTTATGTTGACATTGGGTGAGTGAAATTCATTATGGCAAACACAGCCAACACCGTTCTTTCGGGTAAGACCGACTTGCCTGCACGTTTTTTTTATGTCGTTGAATCCAAGAAAGAACATTCCAACAAGACATACAACGAGAAAAAAGGCATACTTCGAGAACATTATGGTGTAAAGATTTATTTTGAGAAAATAAAAGAAGAAAAATGTTGTTCGCAAAAATTTCCGAAGAAGTATTTCTCCTACGCGAAACTCATTTCTTTGTTTCGGTGTTTTTTTACCGTTCTATTTTTAGGTATTTTTTCCCCGCTTTAAAACTGTATGAAACAACGTGAAACCCTGACAGAACCCAAGGGAACTATCCTTTGGGTTGACGACGAAATCGAACTCCTTCGCCCGCATATTCTCTTCTTAGAAGATAAAGCGTACGACGTAGAAACGGCATCCAACGGCGATGATGCACTGGAACTTGTTCGCCATCAACTTTTTGACATTATTCTGCTTGACGAAATGATGCCTGGAATGGGCGGCTTAAAAGTGCTGGCAGAAATCAAATCTCTTCGTCCCGGAATTCCTGTTGTTATGGTTACAAAAAACGAAGCGGAAAGTTTGATGGAAGAAGCCATTGGGGACAAGATTTCAGATTACTTAACGAAGCCGGTTAATCCTTCGCAAGTGCTGTTGACAATTAAAAAAATCCTCGAAGGAAAGAAAATAACTTCCGAGCATTTGCAAAGCGATTACGTCCGCGAGTTTAACCGTATTTCTGCATCGTTATCTACGGGATTGCTCGCGAATGAATGGCTCGAACTTTATACAAAACTTACTCGATGGGCAATAGATTTTGACGAACATCCGGAACTGGGATTGCGACAAACGCTGAATGACCAGTTTCGTGAAGCAAATATGGAGTTTGGAAAATGTATTGATAGAAATTACACAAAGTGGGTTTCATCAACTCCTGATAAACGTCCAACGTTTTCGACGGACATCGTGGATAAATATCTCATTCCGGAACTGCAAAAAGATAAATCTGTTTTTTTTTTCGTAATAGATTGTATGCGTCTTGACCAATGGTTTGTGTTTGAGGAAATTCTTCGTGAATATTTTACTGTAAAACGCGATGCGTATTTTTCTATCCTACCAACGGCAACTCCTTATTCCCGCAACGCTATTTTCAGCGGCTCGTTTCCCGACGAAATTGAAAAACGGTATCCGGAAATTTGGGCAAAATGGGAAGATGATGAAAACAGTTTGAATAAATTTGAGAAAGAAATGCTCGACAAATTACTGGAGCGAAGAAAGATTGCAATGAAGCCCGAACAAAAATACATCAAAATTCTCGATGGGGGTTACGGCAGAGGTATTGAACAAAATATTCTTTCGTACACTGCAAACCGTTTGACTTCAGTTGTTGTTAATTTTGTTGATATGCTCGCACACGGACGTTCCGATTCTCCGCTGTTGAAGGAAATTGCCCCTGATGAATCGGCTTATCGCTTGCTTACAAAAACCTGGTTTCTCTATTCTTCGTTATTCGGAATGTTGAAATCGCTTGCGGAACAAAAAAATGTTTCCATCATCATTACCACCGACCACGGAAGCATTCGTTGTTTGCGAAGCGCAAAAGTCATTGGCGATAAAGAAGCCGCATCAAATCTGCGATATAAATACGGACGCAATTTAAAATGCGACGAGAAGAATTGCATCTTTATCAAAAATCCAACGGATTACCGATTACCAAAACGCGGTGCCGCAATCAATTATATTATCGCAAAAGAAGATTATTACTTTGTGTACCCGACAGATTTTCATCATTACGTTACACAGTATCGCGATACGTTTCAACACGGCGGCGTTTCGCTCGAAGAAATGATTCTTCCGATTGCAACATTAGAACCGAAGTAATGAACAGTTCCGGCGACCCTTTCTTACCATCCACATTCGTTTCTCGTTCGGAAACAGATACAATAGATTTAGGAAAAACATTCGCACGCCAATTGCGTTCAAACGATATTGTTGCCCTGTTCGGAAATTTAGGAAGCGGAAAAACGCGATTTGTGCAAGGAATTTGTAACGCGTTGAACGTTGAACACAATATTTCCAGTCCAACGTTTACTCTTATCAACGAATACAAAAGCGACAAAGGAAAAATATTTCATTTCGATTTTTACCGTATCCATTCCGTTGATGAAATATTGCAACTGGGATTTTATGAATATCTGGAATCCGACGGAATCTGCATCATTGAATGGGCAGAACGCACAAAAGAATTTCTTCCTGCAGTTCGATATGATGTGTATTTTGAGTTCGGAGAAAATGAAAACGAAAGAATGATTTGCATAGAAAAATTCCTGAACGATGAGTATCCTCGGAATTGAAACAGCAACGGAAACTTGCGGAGTTGCACTTATGCGCGAGGGCATACTGCTCGACGAATTTTCACGAGAAGAAAAACATATTCACGCCGAACAACTTGTTCCAATGGTAGAGCAATTGCTCAAAAAAAATAATACAGAACTCGCATCACTTGATGGTGTCGCAATTTCCATTGGACCGGGCTCATTTACCGGTTTACGTATCGGATTAAGCGTTGCAAAAGGATTAGCGGAATCCGTCAATCTTCCGCTCGTTGCTGTTCCAACATTGACATCCGTTGCATTTGCTTTGAAAAATACGTTACACGCAAGCGAACAAACAATGGTATCTGTTTTGGAAATACAGCGAAATGAATTTGCCGTTGCATCATTTTCTTCGAAAAGATTTTTTGAGCATCATTCCGAAGTAATTTCTGTTTTGCAACATACGGATTCAACAGCAGCGATAGAACAATACTTTATGCAACGTAGCGAACAGTTATTACTCTGCGGTCCTGCATCGGAAAAAATATTTCGAGTGTTGCAGAACTATCATTCGCTCCAGGAAAAAATTTTTCTTGCAGGAAACGCATTTCGAAAATGTAACGCACGTTTTGTTGCATTCCTCGGAGCGCAACTTTTGCAACAGAATGATATTGCAGACATTCCATCGTTACAACCATTGTACGGAAAAGATTTTGTTGCAAAACAATCGACAATTTTTGCAAGAATAACAAGGAACAACAGTAACTAACTATACATTACTCTTATCAATTATTTATTGAACAATGTCCTGGTTTCGACGAAATAAAGAAAACATCTTAACAGAATCTACTGAACGCAATGAAACACCCGAAGGCGTGTGGACAAAATGCGAACGATGCGATGAAATTATTCACCGCAAACAACTGGAACAAAATTATTTCACGTGTCAGAAATGTGAGTACCATTTTCGTATAACGAGTTCAGAATATATTTCATTTTTTCTTGACGAACATTCGTTCAAAGAAATGGACAGAAAAATTCGTTCTGCCGACCCGTTGAAGTTTGAAGATACAAAACCTTATCGTACGCGTTTGCAGGCAACAATGAAGGCGACCAATCTCTACGATGCAATCAAAACAGGAACTGGAACAATTGAAAAAATTCCTCTCGTTGTCGGTTGTATGGATTTTTCTTTCATCGGAGGAAGTATGGGTTCTGTTGTCGGTGAAAAAGTCGCGCGCGCCGTTGACCAATCAAAACGAAAAAAACTTCCACTCGTTCTTATTTCTTCAAGCGGCGGCGCACGAATGATGGAAGCCGCGCTTTCGTTAATGCAACTTGCAAAAACCTGCGGAAAACTTTCGCAACTCCACGAACTCCATATTCCTTTCATTTCCATTCTCACTGACCCAACAACCGGAGGAGTTACTGCAAGTTTTTCGATGATGGGCGATATCAATATCGGAGAACCCGGTGCGCTTATTGGATTTGCAGGTCCGCGCGTTATCAAACAAACCATCGGAAAAGATTTACCCGAAGGATTTCAACGAAGCGAGTTTTTACTTGAACACGGATTTCTTGACCTCGTCGTACATCGCAGAGATATGAAAAAAACCGTTGCGACATTGTTGAGAATGATAATGTAGTGAAATTTGAAATTGGGATTTGAGTTTTCAGATTTTCATTTGTACCTTCTCCGCAAAATTTATTGTAGAAAAATCAACGAAGGAAATTTACTATGAGGCAATTACATTTAACTATAATTGCAATTTCAATAATAGCAATAATTACAATTCAATTTGCTTGCAAAGAAAAACCAACCGAAACTACTCAACTCGAAACAACAATATGAAAATCATTTCTTCAATTTCCGAAATGCAATCGCTTTCTGGATCGTTACGATTGAAAGAAAAGAAAATTGCTGTTGTTCCGACGATGGGCTCATTACACGAAGGTCATCTTTCGCTTATTCGCATCGCAAAACAAAACGCTGATATCGTTATCGCAACAATTTTCGTCAATCCCGTGCAATTCTCACCAAACGAAGATTTCAATAAATATCCGCGAAACATTGAACGAGATATTGCATTGATTCAAAAGGAAAATGCTGACGTTGTGTTCACTCCTTCACTTGAGGAAATCTATCCAAAGAATTTTGAAACGTATGTAACAACAGAAAAATCAAGCACCGTTCTCGAAGGAAAGTTTCGTCCGACACATTTCAAAGGTGTTACGACAATAGTTGCAAAACTTTTCAATATTACGAAACCGCACGTCGCAATCTTCGGACAAAAAGATGCACAGCAAGTTTTCATTATTCAAAAAATGATACGCGATTTGAATTTCGATATTCACATCGTTGTTGCGCCGATTGTTCGGGAACACGATGGACTTGCAATGAGTTCGCGCAATGTGTATTTGAATGTACAAGAACGAAATGATGCGACTGTTGTTTTTCAATCTCTTCAGTATGCGGAACAATTAATTACAAACGGTGAATTCAATACTTTTTCTATAAAAAACGCAATGAAGAAAATGATTTCTTCAAAACGAACAGTAACAGAAATTGATTACATTTCGATTGCAAACGCAGAAACGCTGGATGAACTCGACATGATTCTTCTAAATAGTAAAACACTCATTTCACTCGCCGTTCGACTTGAGAATACTCGGCTCATTGATAATATTGTTATTGGGAATTAGTCATTTGTCATTCGTAACTTTACTAATGACAAATTACCAATGACGAATGACATGTATATTCAGGAACTAAATTACGATTCTAAATAAACTTGAAACTCGAAACTCAGAACTCAAAACTTTGTGTAGCAATTCTCGCTGCGGGAAAAGGCAAGCGAATGTTGAATCCCGATAAAGCGAAAGTGATGTTCGAACTTAACGGCAAACCAATGCTGGGTTACGTTGTTGAAACCGCGCAACAACTTTCTCCGCAAAAAATTATTCTTATTGTCGGTTGGCAAAAAGATTCAGTGATTGAATATGTTTCTTCCATTCGAAAAGAAATAATTTTTGTTGAACAGAAAGAGCAACTTGGAACGGGACATGCAATAATGCAAATTGAAAAAGCGCTGAATAATTTTGATGGAAACGTTCTCGTGCTTTCCGGCGATGTTCCTTTGCTTTCTATTTCCACATTGCAAATACTGCTTCAAACGCATATAAGAACAAATGCGATTGCAACAATTCTCGCTGCACAAATTGAAAATCCATTTGGTTACGGAAGAATAATTCACAATGAAAACGGAAGCGTGCAAAAAATTGTAGAAGAAAAAGACGCGAACAATGAAGAAAAAAAAGTGAACGAAATAAATTCCGGAATTTATCTTTTCAATAAAGAATACTTGTTTGATGCTTTGAAAGAAATTACTCCGAATAATTCACAGCAAGAATATTATCTCACCGATGTGTTTCATTATTTTTGGAAACACAATTTGAAAGTTGCTGCAGTGAGAGCAAATAATCCGAAAGAAATTCTGGGCGTAAATAACGTTGACGATTTGAAACAACTCGAACTATTGATGCGGGGATAATTTTTATGGACAAACAACACGCTCAAAATACGTGGACGATTCTTTCACTAATGAATTGGGCAACGAAATATCTGCAAGAACGCAATTTTGAAAATCCACGTTTGAATGTTGAACTTCTTCTCTCCCATTCTCTTCAACTTTCCCGCGTTCAACTTTATACGTGTTTTGAAAAACCGCTTTCGAAAGATGAACTCGCACAGTTTAAACAACTTTTTCAAAAACGATTACAACACGAACCGCTTCAATACATTCTCGGCGAAACGGAATTTTTTGGATTGAAATTTTTCACTGATGCG is from Ignavibacteria bacterium and encodes:
- the dapB gene encoding 4-hydroxy-tetrahydrodipicolinate reductase encodes the protein MNIALIGYGKMGKEIESLSKERGTVIKKIFTRENNSAGKSLNKQSLKDIDLCFEFSAPDEAYYNIEALIAAKKNIVCGTTGWFDKISSVKKLVEEHQIGFVYSSNFSLGMNIFISTVERAASLLNRFNEYDVSIHETHHVRKPDSPSGTAFALASLLLQNFPRKTEIITETAHQQLQPHQLHVSSTRIGNVVGQHTVLFDSEVDSLELIHTAKNRRGFALGAIIAAEWLYYTQQKGFFTMKDVLG
- a CDS encoding 4-hydroxy-tetrahydrodipicolinate synthase encodes the protein MKQQTILFRGTGTALITPFTKKNTIDERALRRLIDYQIEGGVEAILPIGTTGESATLTEVEMRKVVEIVVAHNNKRKIVIAGTGTNSTMKTLALSKKARDIGVDGLLIVGPYYNKPTQEGFYQHYANIAEHIELPIIIYNVPSRTGSNITAETTLKLAETFPNIVGIKEASGNFEQIMEILRNRPKQFALYSGDDAVTLPMIALGGDGVVSVIANQAPKMFSEMVRLCLQEKFRYASALHYQLLPLMNFNFIESNPIPVKTSLAMMGLIEENFRLPLIQLSSRNRPKLEEILKNLKLIS
- the msrB gene encoding peptide-methionine (R)-S-oxide reductase MsrB — its product is MHKKIIKTDDEWEAQLSNEQFCITRKKGTERAFTGTYWNNHEQGVYSCVCCELPLFSSETKFESGSGWPSFFSPVAKENIKEQTDNMYGMSRIEILCNRCDAHLGHVFDDGPKPTGLRYCINSASLKFVKSSN
- a CDS encoding T9SS type A sorting domain-containing protein, which produces MFSKYAFFLVVCLVGMFFLGFNDIKKTCRQVGLTRKNGVGCVCHNEFHSPNVNITIAGPDSVALGETANYTLTVYGGPDSAAGMNVAVLRGSLSSLDTFLVVLDSELTCTAPLRPSETGLIRWNFSYTAPFIPGADTLYAVANSVNLNGIPTEDEWNFGENVVLTAYEPNAVSEEENSLPSFRLISSYPNPFNASTNIRFLQTEPAHISLRIFDISGKVVATLLENQWMDAGTYEVPFARTFIASGLYIVYFQTPSSSLSTKIILLK
- a CDS encoding bifunctional response regulator/alkaline phosphatase family protein; translated protein: MKQRETLTEPKGTILWVDDEIELLRPHILFLEDKAYDVETASNGDDALELVRHQLFDIILLDEMMPGMGGLKVLAEIKSLRPGIPVVMVTKNEAESLMEEAIGDKISDYLTKPVNPSQVLLTIKKILEGKKITSEHLQSDYVREFNRISASLSTGLLANEWLELYTKLTRWAIDFDEHPELGLRQTLNDQFREANMEFGKCIDRNYTKWVSSTPDKRPTFSTDIVDKYLIPELQKDKSVFFFVIDCMRLDQWFVFEEILREYFTVKRDAYFSILPTATPYSRNAIFSGSFPDEIEKRYPEIWAKWEDDENSLNKFEKEMLDKLLERRKIAMKPEQKYIKILDGGYGRGIEQNILSYTANRLTSVVVNFVDMLAHGRSDSPLLKEIAPDESAYRLLTKTWFLYSSLFGMLKSLAEQKNVSIIITTDHGSIRCLRSAKVIGDKEAASNLRYKYGRNLKCDEKNCIFIKNPTDYRLPKRGAAINYIIAKEDYYFVYPTDFHHYVTQYRDTFQHGGVSLEEMILPIATLEPK
- the tsaE gene encoding tRNA (adenosine(37)-N6)-threonylcarbamoyltransferase complex ATPase subunit type 1 TsaE; translation: MNSSGDPFLPSTFVSRSETDTIDLGKTFARQLRSNDIVALFGNLGSGKTRFVQGICNALNVEHNISSPTFTLINEYKSDKGKIFHFDFYRIHSVDEILQLGFYEYLESDGICIIEWAERTKEFLPAVRYDVYFEFGENENERMICIEKFLNDEYPRN
- the tsaB gene encoding tRNA (adenosine(37)-N6)-threonylcarbamoyltransferase complex dimerization subunit type 1 TsaB, with translation MSILGIETATETCGVALMREGILLDEFSREEKHIHAEQLVPMVEQLLKKNNTELASLDGVAISIGPGSFTGLRIGLSVAKGLAESVNLPLVAVPTLTSVAFALKNTLHASEQTMVSVLEIQRNEFAVASFSSKRFFEHHSEVISVLQHTDSTAAIEQYFMQRSEQLLLCGPASEKIFRVLQNYHSLQEKIFLAGNAFRKCNARFVAFLGAQLLQQNDIADIPSLQPLYGKDFVAKQSTIFARITRNNSN
- a CDS encoding acetyl-CoA carboxylase carboxyltransferase subunit beta, with protein sequence MSWFRRNKENILTESTERNETPEGVWTKCERCDEIIHRKQLEQNYFTCQKCEYHFRITSSEYISFFLDEHSFKEMDRKIRSADPLKFEDTKPYRTRLQATMKATNLYDAIKTGTGTIEKIPLVVGCMDFSFIGGSMGSVVGEKVARAVDQSKRKKLPLVLISSSGGARMMEAALSLMQLAKTCGKLSQLHELHIPFISILTDPTTGGVTASFSMMGDINIGEPGALIGFAGPRVIKQTIGKDLPEGFQRSEFLLEHGFLDLVVHRRDMKKTVATLLRMIM
- a CDS encoding pantoate--beta-alanine ligase, which gives rise to MKIISSISEMQSLSGSLRLKEKKIAVVPTMGSLHEGHLSLIRIAKQNADIVIATIFVNPVQFSPNEDFNKYPRNIERDIALIQKENADVVFTPSLEEIYPKNFETYVTTEKSSTVLEGKFRPTHFKGVTTIVAKLFNITKPHVAIFGQKDAQQVFIIQKMIRDLNFDIHIVVAPIVREHDGLAMSSRNVYLNVQERNDATVVFQSLQYAEQLITNGEFNTFSIKNAMKKMISSKRTVTEIDYISIANAETLDELDMILLNSKTLISLAVRLENTRLIDNIVIGN
- a CDS encoding UDP-N-acetylglucosamine pyrophosphorylase — encoded protein: MLNPDKAKVMFELNGKPMLGYVVETAQQLSPQKIILIVGWQKDSVIEYVSSIRKEIIFVEQKEQLGTGHAIMQIEKALNNFDGNVLVLSGDVPLLSISTLQILLQTHIRTNAIATILAAQIENPFGYGRIIHNENGSVQKIVEEKDANNEEKKVNEINSGIYLFNKEYLFDALKEITPNNSQQEYYLTDVFHYFWKHNLKVAAVRANNPKEILGVNNVDDLKQLELLMRG